The proteins below come from a single Frondihabitans peucedani genomic window:
- a CDS encoding TetR family transcriptional regulator has product MAKIERVAVVREALALLDEVGLDGVSTRALARRLGVEQPSLYWHFHSKQELIAAMAAAALEPHDEMPLPQQGDAWSSWFLDNYRSFRSALLARRDGARLHAGSVPDVASRDRLLKKFAFLVESGVPQADAIAGMLAASRFTVGSALEQQANPDLEDEREMNLTVPSHDQAFEAGLVMLLNGLQQTASQKIPNRSKGLAVP; this is encoded by the coding sequence ATGGCCAAGATCGAAAGGGTCGCCGTTGTGCGCGAGGCACTGGCGCTGCTGGATGAGGTGGGGCTCGATGGGGTCAGCACGCGCGCCCTGGCTCGCCGGCTCGGGGTGGAACAGCCGTCGCTGTATTGGCACTTCCACAGCAAACAAGAGCTGATCGCGGCGATGGCCGCGGCCGCGCTCGAGCCTCACGACGAAATGCCCCTGCCGCAGCAGGGCGACGCGTGGAGCTCATGGTTCCTCGACAACTACAGAAGCTTCCGAAGTGCTCTTCTCGCCCGCCGTGACGGGGCAAGACTCCACGCCGGGTCCGTCCCGGACGTTGCATCACGAGATCGTTTGCTGAAGAAGTTCGCGTTCCTTGTCGAGTCAGGAGTTCCCCAGGCCGACGCCATTGCCGGGATGCTCGCCGCAAGCCGGTTCACCGTCGGTAGCGCACTCGAGCAACAAGCCAATCCCGATCTCGAAGATGAGCGCGAGATGAACCTGACCGTCCCCAGCCACGACCAAGCGTTCGAAGCGGGACTTGTCATGCTCCTCAACGGGCTTCAGCAAACCGCCTCACAAAAGATCCCGAATCGAAGCAAGGGGCTTGCCGTCCCATAG